The Leptotrichia trevisanii DSM 22070 DNA window AGATTATAAAAATAGCAAACGGACTATATGGACTTCCAAACGAAGAAATAGATGAGTATATTTATTTTTCCCATAGAGTTCCGAAAGGAGTTTTTTCTCACGAAACAGCGGCTTATTTGCAAGGATTATCTACCAGAATGCCACTCATTTATGTAATGACTGTTCCAGTCGGAGATAATGTGAGCAGAATTAAGTCAATAAAGGACAATATTATTTTTAAGTACAGCAAAAAAGATTATTATAATATTGGTAAGACAAGTATAACGAATCCTTTTGGCAGAAAAATTTTTATCTACGATAAGGAAAGAACGATATTAGATCTTATCAAAAACAAAAACAGAGTAGACACTAATGTATTCAGTGAAGCTATGAAATTGTATTTTAGAGATAATGACAAAGATTTATTAAAGATGTCTAAATATGCTATCTATATGAATATGGAAGAACAGTTAAAACAATATACGGAGGTATTATTATGAAAACATCGGAACAAATAAAAGGAGCTATTAGAAATATATCAAAAAAAACAGGAGTAAATCCAAATTCGTTGCTTCAGATGTGTTTGTTTGAAGGCGTTTTAGAAAAATTATCAAAATCAAAGTATAGTAAAAATTTCATATTAAAAGGTGGGCTTCTCATTTCTTCACTTATTGGAATAGATATGCGCAGCACAATGGATATGGATACTACAATTAAAGGAATTCCAGTAAATGAAAAAACTATATCAAAAATTGTAAAAGAAATACTGGAGATTGAAATAGATGCTGATATTGATTATAAGCTGGTTAAATTAACACCAATCAGACAAAAAGACGTATATGAAGATTTTTGTGCAAAAATTTCTTGTACTTTTGGAAAAATCAACGCCGTTTTGAATATAGATATAACGACTGGGGATGTTATCACTCCAAGAGAAATGAGATATTTTTACTCTAAAATATTAGAATCAGGAACAATACCCATTATGACTTATACAATAGAATCTGTTATTGCAGAAAAATTTGAGACTATTTCAAGTAGAAATATTACAACTACAAGGGCAAGAGATTTTTATGATTTATATATGTTGTATCATCTCTACAAGGATAAAATTGATAAAGATACACTAAGAGAAGCGATAGAAAGAACGAGTGAACATAGAGGTTCTATAAAATCAGTTAGTCAATATAAAGAGGTGGTAGATTTATTCAAAATTAGCGGAACAACAAAAACCTTATGGGAAAAATACATCAAGAGTAATCCCTATGCAAAAGATATTGATTTTTTAGAAACAATAACTGTTTATGAAAAAATTGGTGAATGTATGTTAAAGACTAAGTAAAAAAGGACTTCAAGTCCTTTTTTTGTTAAATACTATAAACTTCTATCATATTGAGAACTACTTCGATTACGTACAACGTTCCTATCCTTAACCGTATTTTCCAGCTCAATATCCAGATTAATCTTAAAATCATTCCACCATCCATAAGTATTGTCTGGCACTTTTTCAATTGCCGCTATTACTGTTTTTTCTATTTCTAGAAGGGAAAATTTCCCATTGGAATCTTCGTGAAGCAAATTTGTCATTTGATTTATGAATTTATTGCCTGCGTCATATTTTCGTCTTATATAAGCCCCCTTAATTTTATCATCAGCCTTAGCTTCAGCTTCTCCAAATAACTTATCGTATTCAAATTTATTATTTGCTTTAAAATTTAAAATATCCTTGTCTGTAACTTCGTAGTATCTCAAATGTTCACGAACCAGATCATCAACTTCTTTTTGTACAACTGGCTGGGCCAGCTTTTCAAGTTCAGATTTTCTACGTCTTTTCTTTTCCTCCAAGTCCGCATAGCTGTTATTAAGCTGTTTAAGACGATTATTAAGCTCCTGCTGTTCACGTTCCATTTGAAGTCTTTTATCTAAAATATCCTGCTTTATAGCATTATTCTTGGCTTCCTCCTTTTCTACGTCCTTCTTAATATTTCTCATTAAGGTATCTCCACGTTTTCTTGCTTCATTAAGAGCTTCATTAATAAGTTCCTGCTTTCGCCTTTCTGAAACGACATAAGGTTTTTCCGCTTCCATTTTCTTTTTCCAGATTTGTTCATCAAGATTATGTATTTCATTATTTTTGCTGATTTGTTCCTTTTCTAAAAAATTAATTGAACTTTTTAAATTACTCGCTTTAGTTTCAAGTGTTTTAATCTCAAAATAAAGATTTTCCCTGTTCTTGATTAGTTCTTCAACTTTTTCTCCTTTTGAATAATCTTCTATTTTTTTATTGATTACTTCAAAGTCCACATCCCTAAAAACTTCATCAAATAACTTTACTTCCTTTTTAAGATTTTTCTTGAAATTTTTGTTATTCTGTCTTTGATTTA harbors:
- a CDS encoding coiled-coil domain-containing protein, coding for DFLNEFKNYETDFKARKSNKGITDFKRIFNIKKIIKDKLNQRQNNKNFKKNLKKEVKLFDEVFRDVDFEVINKKIEDYSKGEKVEELIKNRENLYFEIKTLETKASNLKSSINFLEKEQISKNNEIHNLDEQIWKKKMEAEKPYVVSERRKQELINEALNEARKRGDTLMRNIKKDVEKEEAKNNAIKQDILDKRLQMEREQQELNNRLKQLNNSYADLEEKKRRRKSELEKLAQPVVQKEVDDLVREHLRYYEVTDKDILNFKANNKFEYDKLFGEAEAKADDKIKGAYIRRKYDAGNKFINQMTNLLHEDSNGKFSLLEIEKTVIAAIEKVPDNTYGWWNDFKINLDIELENTVKDRNVVRNRSSSQYDRSL
- a CDS encoding nucleotidyl transferase AbiEii/AbiGii toxin family protein; amino-acid sequence: MKTSEQIKGAIRNISKKTGVNPNSLLQMCLFEGVLEKLSKSKYSKNFILKGGLLISSLIGIDMRSTMDMDTTIKGIPVNEKTISKIVKEILEIEIDADIDYKLVKLTPIRQKDVYEDFCAKISCTFGKINAVLNIDITTGDVITPREMRYFYSKILESGTIPIMTYTIESVIAEKFETISSRNITTTRARDFYDLYMLYHLYKDKIDKDTLREAIERTSEHRGSIKSVSQYKEVVDLFKISGTTKTLWEKYIKSNPYAKDIDFLETITVYEKIGECMLKTK
- a CDS encoding type IV toxin-antitoxin system AbiEi family antitoxin domain-containing protein produces the protein MVQKEILLKEINKNNGIISTKEVLEFGIHKDVLKELTEKKEIIKIANGLYGLPNEEIDEYIYFSHRVPKGVFSHETAAYLQGLSTRMPLIYVMTVPVGDNVSRIKSIKDNIIFKYSKKDYYNIGKTSITNPFGRKIFIYDKERTILDLIKNKNRVDTNVFSEAMKLYFRDNDKDLLKMSKYAIYMNMEEQLKQYTEVLL